A portion of the Mesobacillus sp. AQ2 genome contains these proteins:
- a CDS encoding acetyltransferase, with protein MKIAIIGQGGHSKVVRDVIKAMGNAEIVGCLDDKFNAEFFHEQILYGPVDASQRIAEEFPEVKFFVAVGNNKVRMQIVKRLGFPEEFYTTLIHPTAQVSEYSKIGPGSVVMPCAVVNSDSLLGTHVIINTSAVVEHDSKIEDFVHISPTATLTGNVTVREGAHVGASATVIPGMEIGKWAMVGAGATVIHHIPANSTAVGVPAIVKMKEVTGGV; from the coding sequence ATGAAAATTGCCATTATAGGTCAGGGAGGACATAGTAAAGTCGTTAGAGATGTCATTAAAGCCATGGGAAATGCAGAAATAGTCGGCTGCCTCGATGATAAATTTAATGCTGAATTTTTTCATGAACAGATCTTGTATGGGCCTGTGGATGCTTCCCAGAGGATTGCTGAGGAATTCCCTGAGGTGAAGTTTTTTGTTGCTGTTGGAAATAACAAAGTAAGAATGCAAATTGTAAAGCGACTTGGGTTTCCCGAAGAGTTCTATACAACTTTGATCCACCCGACAGCTCAAGTGAGTGAATACTCCAAGATCGGACCCGGAAGCGTCGTAATGCCATGTGCAGTTGTCAATTCGGATTCCTTGTTGGGAACGCACGTGATCATAAATACATCTGCAGTTGTTGAGCATGATAGCAAAATTGAGGATTTCGTCCATATCTCCCCAACTGCCACTTTGACCGGGAATGTCACGGTCAGAGAAGGAGCTCACGTTGGGGCAAGTGCAACTGTCATCCCAGGTATGGAAATCGGGAAATGGGCAATGGTTGGAGCAGGTGCGACAGTGATTCATCATATTCCAGCAAACAGTACCGCAGTAGGTGTACCCGCGATTGTGAAAATGAAAGAAGTAACTGGGGGTGTATAA